One window from the genome of Hyperolius riggenbachi isolate aHypRig1 chromosome 6, aHypRig1.pri, whole genome shotgun sequence encodes:
- the LOC137521292 gene encoding espin-like protein → MTEDDINRIEKQIENLQVMHKVQKVETELEQLEHELQQLLPVSAALSQEHFTVNPKQMQGRADDLPAWCSKISTLLKSMAILLATLGGKDVDLEDLVAKDTSEKTTNGTKDGNTSIGRSQSFSSTREEVEKEIKQFGVSVKNLKANYELYAQPQNAYNSSNRIYKRKRSLPVGTTVFSNGREPILEEDYISGTDHFSILSDSLSRPVEEPLVALSNTPFAYHDEDGFPREVETGNQNNIMEALGEPLFSSDNMTRSLPVQTELSCVQDYIDMRKERIVYLFLDHWKKWTFTESVKSPKKKSLDGSVSGELDLEKDKNASNDSSVKMAKGSSDDDRLLYFMKQRQVVGKLISHWRSIICQVPTRQIRRLSRSNMMYWPEHFLPHVNGAPVEYSNLTLDLFMLGYFQLLEMTMSREERKFRHLLCYEMFDRLGSHNWELIRKFHKVVMEELESGKRDWTDGFEDIKQQFFGDSVEGDKVNVADQVEDPVAPVIPNEEFEVFTDPKVKDKVLASDELTQLPKTRRDSIQLVSELGEFTNDDICRYIDRSFSFWKEKEAELFDI, encoded by the coding sequence ATGACTGAAGATGATATCAATCGCATAGAGAAACAAATCGAGAACCTCCAAGTGATGCATAAAGTCCAGAAAGTTGAAACAGAACTGgagcagcttgaacatgaactcCAGCAGCTCCTTCCCGTTTCTGCTGCTTTATCGCAAGAACACTTCACTGTGAACCCTAAACAGATGCAGGGGAGAGCAGATGACCTGCCAGCTTGGTGTTCCAAAATTTCCACACTTTTGAAAAGTATGGCTATTCTCTTGGCAACACTTGGGGGGAAGGATGTTGACCTGGAAGATTTGGTGGCCAAAGATACTTCTGAGAAGACAACAAATGGAACAAAAGATGGCAATACAAGCATTGGCAGATCTCAGTCCTTTAGTTCCACTAGAGAAGAAGTTGAGAAGGAGATTAAACAGTTTGGTGTTTCAGTCAAAAATCTAAAAGCTAATTATGAGTTGTATGCACAGCCTCAGAATGCTTATAATTCATCAAACAGAATATATAAAAGGAAAAGGTCATTACCAGTAGGAACAACAGTTTTCAGTAATGGGAGGGAACCTATCTTGGAGGAAGACTATATATCTGGCACCGACCACTTTAGTATTTTAAGTGATAGCTTATCTAGACCAGTTGAGGAGCCCCTTGTTGCACTTTCAAATACACCATTTGCGTACCATGATGAAGATGGTTTTCCAAGGGAGGTGGAAACTGGTAATCAAAATAATATAATGGAAGCACTTGGTGAGCCGTTATTTAGTTCAGATAACATGACGAGAAGTCTTCCTGTGCAGACAGAGCTTAGCTGTGTTCAAGACTATATTGATATGAGAAAGGAAAGGATTGTGTACCTTTTCCTTGATCACTGGAAGAAGTGGACATTTACAGAGTCTGTTAAAAGTCCTAAGAAAAAATCCCTTGATGGCTCAGTCAGTGGAGAATTGGACCTAGAAAAGGACAAAAATGCCAGTAATGACAGCAGTGTCAAGATGGCCAAAGGTTCAAGTGATGATGATCGCCTTTTATACTTCATGAAACAAAGACAAGTTGTAGGGAAGTTGATTAGCCACTGGAGAAGCATAATTTGTCAAGTGCCTACCCGGCAAATACGTCGCTTGAGCAGATCAAACATGATGTATTGGCCAGAGCATTTTCTGCCCCATGTGAATGGTGCCCCTGTGGAATATTCCAATCTGACATTAGATCTCTTTATGTTAGGTTACTTTCAGTTATTAGAAATGACCATGTCAAGGGAAGAGAGAAAATTCAGACACCTTCTGTGCTATGAAATGTTTGACCGACTCGGCAGTCACAACTGGGAACTCATTCGTAAATTCCACAAGGTTGTCATGGAGGAACTGGAATCTGGAAAGAGGGATTGGACTGATGGGTTTGAGGACATCAAGCAACAATTCTTTGGGGACAGCGTAGAGGGAGATAAAGTTAATGTTGCTGACCAGGTAGAGGACCCAGTAGCTCCAGTCATTCCTAATGAGGAATTTGAGGTTTTCACAGACCCCAAAGTGAAGGACAAAGTACTGGCATCTGATGAACTGACACAACTCCCAAAAACTAGAAGGGACTCTATACAGTTAGTATCCGAACTGGGGGAGTTTACGAACGATGATATCTGTCGTTACATCGATCGTAGTTTTTCATTTTGGAAAGAGAAAGAAGCAGAGCTGTTTGATATATGA